The Streptomyces sp. NBC_01439 genome contains the following window.
CCGCGGCAGTTCGGCCGGGTCGATACCGGTCGCGGTGTAGACGACCAGAGGGGTGCGGTTCAGCTGCCCGTTGGCGCGCAGCCAATCCACGATCCCGGCCCGCCGACGGCGCACCTGCATGAGGTCCATGACCACCAGGTTGGGCCGCATCCGCGTCGCCAGTTCCACGGCGTCGTTGTCGGCACTCGCCCGTGCGACCTGCATGCCGCGCCGTTCCAGGGCGGCGGTCAGCGCGGTCGCGATCTCGTCGTGCTCCTCGATCAGCAGCACCCGGGAGGGGTGCTGTTCGCTGTCACGCGGCGCCAGTGCCTTCAGCAGCACGGCAGGGTCGGCGCCGTACGCCGCCTCGCGCGTGGCATGCCCCAGCCCGGCCGTGACCAGTACGGGGACCTCAGCGGCCACCGCGGCCTGGCGCAGGGACTGCAGGGCCGTCCGGGTGATCGGCCCGGTCAGCGGGTCGACGAACAGCGCGGCGGGGAACGCGGCGATCTGCGCGTCCACCTCCTCGCGGGAGTGCACGATCACCGGCCGGTAGCCGCGGTCGCTCAGCGCCTGCTGCGTCTGCACATCGGGTGCGGGCCACACCAGGAGCCGGCGCGGGTTGTCCAGGGGCTCCGGCGGCAGCTCGTCGTCCATGGGACGCGGCACGGGTCGGTTGACGACCTCGACGGCGCCTCCCGGGCCGTCCAGCGGCTCGGGGCCCTCGTCGGCGCCGGCCTCGGGCGCCCCTATCGCGAAGGCACGGCCCTGCGGGGCGGGCTCGGCGAGCCGGCGACGGCGGCCGGACCCGGAAGCCGCACCGGACCCGGAAGCCGGGCCGGAGCCACCCGGGTCGACGGAAATGCCCTGGCCGAGGGTGCCGAGGGCGCGCACGCTGATCGGCTGCGCGGCCTGGCCCTCCGCAGGGGCGTCCTGCGGCCGACGCGCACCGGGGACCGCGACCTGGCCGGAGGCCTCGTCGTCCTCGGGAGCGGTGCGGGCCGCCGGAACCGGCCACGCCGGGGCGCCGGCGAGCGCGCGGCGCCGCCCGGTCGGGTTCTCTGCGGACTCATCGGGCTGCGCGGCGGCGGCAGCAATGGCGGCGGTGGCGGCCTCGGGCTCGGCGCCCGGGGCGCCCAGTACCCGGCGACCACGCCGCCCGCCCGGGGCGTCGACTTCGGAGTCGGCCGCGGCGGGAGCCGGTGTTGGGCCGGCGGGCAGCGCGAAGCCGCCCTCGGGTGCGATGGGCCGCGCGGGAGCGGGCGCCGGCCCGAGCCCGGTCGCGGGGACGGGGCCGCCGGGCTGGGCCGGACCGGCCGGGCCCAGTGCCCGGCGCCGCCCGGCGGGATGCTCGGTCACCGGAACCGGGGGCACAGCGGGAACGGGCGGGAGCGCGGGCATGGCGGTGCCCCGCGGGGGCACGGGCCGCCCGGGCCCGTCGGGCCCACCGGCGCCTTCGGCCTCATTGCTGCCGTCACCGGCCCGGCCGCGCCTGCGTCCGGTGCCGAGCCCCGCCGGATTCACCGGGGACTGTGCGAGTTCGGGCCCCGTCTCGGGAGCTTCGCCGGCCTCGCCCGCGCGCCGCCGCCCGGAAGGCAGCGCCAGCGCGCCACCCTGAGCGGCCTGAGCGGCCTGAGCGGCCTGAGCGGCCTGAGCGGCCTGAGCGGCCTGAGCCGGCTTGGGGCCGGTGTTCTCGTCGTCCAGGAAGGCGTCCACCCCGCGCCGGCCACGCCGGCCGCCGGAGACCTTGCCGGGAGCCGCGCCCCCGGCCGTGCCTGCGCCGTCCGTGCCCTCGCCGTCCGTGGCAGGACCGGCCGGGGGCTCTTCCGCCGGCTCCGGCAGGACCACCGTCCCGGCACCCGAGCCGAGCGGAAGCTCCAGCACGTACGCCCCGCCGGGCGCGCCCGGAACCTCCACCGTCTGCAGCACGCCGCCGTGGGCGGCCACGATCCCCCGCACGATCGGCTCGTGGACCGGGCTCCCGCCCTCGTACGGTCCGCGCACCTCGATCCGTACGACATCGCCGCGCTGCGCGGCGGCCACCACGATCGTCGAGTCGCTGTAGCCGCTGCCCTGGCGGGTCTTGCCGGTCGCGTCCACCCCGGCCACGTCCGCGACCAGGTGGGCGAGTGCGGTCGAGATCCGGTCCGCGTCCACCTCGGCCTCGATGGTCGGCGCGTGGACGGCGAACTGCGCGCGGCCCGGACCGATCAGCTCGACGGCTCCGTCGACGCCCGCCGTGACGACGGTGTTGATCAGGACCTTCTTCTTCGTGAGTCGG
Protein-coding sequences here:
- a CDS encoding response regulator gives rise to the protein MSSRPSRGAARLAAILDALPDALLLVNANGTVVNANSIALEIMESPGTGLVGRGVLDLLPEFDSKLIPGSMRRPGEDDGSRTKPKRMIARRTDGSEFPVELTSAHLDGRDAYREPQPSYTGDELLMLVVRDLSQTVDTEAELARSQRQTEMILRAAAEGVVGTDTDGRVVLVNPAAAQILGYRATDLGNRELHGLIQHSRADGSPFPFEESPLADTLRSGRKHRVRGQVLWNKAGQPVSVDLTTSPVRDGEQLVGAVMTFTDRRPYDALAARHAQLMAVLGESLRGPLDELRGELATLAADDAGQLWPEANQLLHHLAAGYSRMTTLVDNVLGYQRLDTGRDRLTKKKVLINTVVTAGVDGAVELIGPGRAQFAVHAPTIEAEVDADRISTALAHLVADVAGVDATGKTRQGSGYSDSTIVVAAAQRGDVVRIEVRGPYEGGSPVHEPIVRGIVAAHGGVLQTVEVPGAPGGAYVLELPLGSGAGTVVLPEPAEEPPAGPATDGEGTDGAGTAGGAAPGKVSGGRRGRRGVDAFLDDENTGPKPAQAAQAAQAAQAAQAAQAAQGGALALPSGRRRAGEAGEAPETGPELAQSPVNPAGLGTGRRRGRAGDGSNEAEGAGGPDGPGRPVPPRGTAMPALPPVPAVPPVPVTEHPAGRRRALGPAGPAQPGGPVPATGLGPAPAPARPIAPEGGFALPAGPTPAPAAADSEVDAPGGRRGRRVLGAPGAEPEAATAAIAAAAAQPDESAENPTGRRRALAGAPAWPVPAARTAPEDDEASGQVAVPGARRPQDAPAEGQAAQPISVRALGTLGQGISVDPGGSGPASGSGAASGSGRRRRLAEPAPQGRAFAIGAPEAGADEGPEPLDGPGGAVEVVNRPVPRPMDDELPPEPLDNPRRLLVWPAPDVQTQQALSDRGYRPVIVHSREEVDAQIAAFPAALFVDPLTGPITRTALQSLRQAAVAAEVPVLVTAGLGHATREAAYGADPAVLLKALAPRDSEQHPSRVLLIEEHDEIATALTAALERRGMQVARASADNDAVELATRMRPNLVVMDLMQVRRRRAGIVDWLRANGQLNRTPLVVYTATGIDPAELPRLASGESVLFLAERSTTADVQGRIVDLLAKIGTN